One Salvia splendens isolate huo1 chromosome 22, SspV2, whole genome shotgun sequence DNA segment encodes these proteins:
- the LOC121786004 gene encoding uncharacterized protein At5g48480-like isoform X1, with protein MIPFYPTHLFFLKIAYPFSGLKTFRMAQEAHAISGAENGSSPAVFTAVKSWLVVEAPKANEAVQFYKAAFGAEEVSRVNDPKRKAEQELPLIRSAELKIGSSIFVVSGLSDDSPVKSAVSGVFCLETEAVEAAIAKAVVAGAVSDEEVAEGEGAGKVKDPYGNVWLICSPAKKCGGVAA; from the exons ATGATCCCTTTTTACCCCACACATTTGTTCTTCTTAAAAATCGCTTATCCATTTTCA gGTTTAAAAACTTTCAGAATGGCGCAGGAGGCACATGCAATTTCCGGAGCTGAGAACGGGTCTTCTCCGGCGGTGTTCACGGCGGTGAAATCGTGGCTGGTGGTGGAGGCTCCGAAGGCGAACGAAGCCGTGCAGTTCTACAAGGCGGCGTTTGGAGCTGAGGAGGTGAGCCGAGTGAATGATCCGAAGAGGAAGGCGGAGCAGGAGCTGCCTCTCATTCGCTCTGCTGAGCTGAAGATTGGATCCTCCATTTTCGTTGTTTCTGGCCTCTCCGACGACTCTCC CGTGAAATCTGCTGTGAGCGGCGTTTTCTGCCTGGAGACCGAAGCAGTGGAAGCAGCCATCGCGAAGGCGGTGGTCGCCGGCGCTGTTTCCGACGAAGAAGTGGCGGAAGGTGAAGGCGCGGGCAAGGTGAAGGATCCATACGGCAACGTTTGGCTAATCTGCTCTCCTGCTAAGAAGTGCGGCGGCGTGGCTGCTTAG
- the LOC121787500 gene encoding probable sodium/metabolite cotransporter BASS3, chloroplastic translates to MSQIPSLSLQTAPKTLLLRHISASKCSILVKANSFSPIPNAISRNYRDVKRGSLIAVGCSTLSPFIGRVGLHKREGNFTLLSFGAENTITAEDQSDGSQALSALLPVVVALTAVSALWKPWTFTWVSRKLYAPALGGIMLSIGIQLSIDDFTLAFKRPLPLSVGFIAQYVLKPALGVFIARAFGMSPMFYAGFVLMACVAGAQLSSYASFLSKGDVALSILLTSSSTIASVLVTPLLTGLLIGSVVPVDAVAMSKSILQVVLAPIALGLALNTYAKPVVSVLQPVMPFVAMVCTSLCIGSPLAINRSQILSAEGLRLIGPVLAFHAVAFTLGYWAAKIQPLRLEEEVCRTISLCTGMQSSTLAGLLATQFLGSTQAVPPACSVVAMAIMGLCLASFWGNGYRIRDLLTCLVPRTGSPASA, encoded by the exons ATGTCACAAATTCCAAGCCTCTCGCTTCAAACCGCCCCCAAAACTCTGCTTCTCCGCCATATTTCCGCCTCCAAGTGCTCAATTCTCGTAAAAGCCAATTCCTTTTCTCCGATTCCAAACGCGATTTCGCGAAACTACCGAGATGTTAAACGGGGCTCTTTGATCGCCGTCGGTTGCTCTACTTTGTCTCCCTTCATAGGGAGGGTTGGGCTGCACAAACGTGAGGGAAATTTCACGCTGCTTTCATTCGGCGCCGAGAACACGATTACGGCGGAGGATCAATCCGATGGCTCTCAGGCTTTGTCGGCGCTGCTTCCGGTCGTCGTGGCTCTCACCGCCGTCTCCGCCCTTTGGAAGCCATGGACGTTCACTTG GGTGTCGCGAAAACTGTACGCTCCTGCACTCGGAGGAATCATGTTGTCTATTGGGATTCAACTTTCCATTGATGATTTTACCCTAGCTTTCAAGAG ACCTTTACCATTATCCGTTGGATTTATAGCTCAATATGTTTTGAAGCCCGCCCTTGGTGTGTTCATTGCACGTGCCTTTGGGATGTCCCCGATGTTCTATGCTGGTTTCGTTTTGATGGCTTGTGTTGCAGGGGCACAGCTGTCTAGCTACGCCAGCTTCTTGAGCAAGGGAGATGTGGCCTTGAGCATCCTCTTGACCAGCTCCTCGACCATTGCCTCTGTTCTCGTTACTCCTCTTTTAACTGGCCTTCTTATTGGCTCTGTTGTCCCAGTCGACGCTGTGGCAATGTCAAAGTCGATTTTGCAG GTGGTTCTTGCTCCTATCGCTCTTGGCTTGGCGCTGAACACTTATGCCAAACCCGTTGTATCCGTTCTGCAACCCGTGATGCCATTTGTCGCGATGGTCTGCACTTCATTGTGCATTGGAAGTCCTCTTGCCATAAATAGGAGCCAAATCCTTTCGGCTGAGGGGCTGAGATTGATTGGTCCAGTGCTGGCGTTTCATGCAGTTGCGTTTACCTTGGGATATTGGGCCGCCAAGATTCAACCTCTCAG GTTAGAAGAAGAAGTTTGCAGAACAATATCACTGTGCACAGGAATGCAGAGCTCAACCCTAGCGGGCCTTCTTGCAACTCAGTTTCTCGGAAGCACCCAAGCCGTGCCCCCAGCTTGCTCTGTTGTTGCCATGGCCATCATGGGCCTCTGCCTCGCCTCTTTCTGGGGTAACGGGTACAGAATCAGAGACTTACTGACGTGCCTAGTCCCACGGACTGGTTCGCCCGCCAGTGCCTGA
- the LOC121786004 gene encoding uncharacterized protein At5g48480-like isoform X2, whose protein sequence is MIPFYPTHLFFLKIAYPFSGLKTFRMAQEAHAISGAENGSSPAVFTAVKSWLVVEAPKANEAVQFYKAAFGAEEVSRVNDPKRKAEQELPLIRSAELKIGSSIFVVSGLSDDSPYGLPSEGHGDGDVGEGSAGPIWVALLNLRFVVRVDIL, encoded by the exons ATGATCCCTTTTTACCCCACACATTTGTTCTTCTTAAAAATCGCTTATCCATTTTCA gGTTTAAAAACTTTCAGAATGGCGCAGGAGGCACATGCAATTTCCGGAGCTGAGAACGGGTCTTCTCCGGCGGTGTTCACGGCGGTGAAATCGTGGCTGGTGGTGGAGGCTCCGAAGGCGAACGAAGCCGTGCAGTTCTACAAGGCGGCGTTTGGAGCTGAGGAGGTGAGCCGAGTGAATGATCCGAAGAGGAAGGCGGAGCAGGAGCTGCCTCTCATTCGCTCTGCTGAGCTGAAGATTGGATCCTCCATTTTCGTTGTTTCTGGCCTCTCCGACGACTCTCC GTATGGTCTACCAAGTGAAGGACACGGAGATGGGGATGTTGGGGAAGGATCTGCGGGCCCCATTTGGGTGGCTCTTCTTAATTTGCGGTTTGTGGTGCGTGTGGATATCTTGTGa
- the LOC121785928 gene encoding dicamba O-demethylase, ferredoxin component-like, whose translation MAISTLQKLASQISKSPSLSLSSRAVIARTSATAAARTTSAKVSDRIINLSAIDPDGNKQDVIGLTGQTLLKALANKGLIDPASHRLEEIDACSAECEVHIAQEWLDKLPPQSDDEQYVLRKYSNRNSRNRVVNKHARLGCQVVLTPELQGMVVAVPEAKPWDTP comes from the coding sequence ATGGCGATCTCCACTCTCCAGAAACTCGCCTCCCAAATTTCCAAATcaccctctctctccctctcctcccgCGCCGTAATTGCGCGCAcctccgccaccgccgccgcgcGCACCACCTCCGCGAAAGTATCCGATCGTATCATCAATCTCAGCGCCATCGACCCCGACGGCAACAAGCAAGACGTGATTGGGCTCACCGGCCAGACTCTGCTCAAGGCACTGGCCAACAAGGGGTTAATCGATCCCGCGTCGCACCGTCTGGAGGAGATCGACGCCTGCTCCGCCGAGTGCGAGGTGCACATCGCGCAGGAGTGGCTCGACAAGCTGCCGCCGCAGTCCGACGATGAGCAGTACGTGTTGAGGAAATACTCGAATCGCAATTCGAGGAATCGCGTTGTGAACAAGCACGCGAGGCTTGGATGCCAGGTGGTTTTGACTCCGGAATTGCAGGGTATGGTGGTCGCCGTCCCTGAGGCGAAGCCCTGGGACACTCCGTAA